One genomic window of Halorhabdus sp. CBA1104 includes the following:
- a CDS encoding helix-turn-helix transcriptional regulator: MDNDIEVRRVKHDLTQEDLAKALDVTRQTIGAIEQGRYDPRLELAFDLADFFDTTVDDLFWREDAPETA, from the coding sequence ATGGATAACGACATCGAAGTTCGACGGGTCAAGCACGATCTGACCCAGGAGGACCTCGCCAAAGCCCTCGACGTGACACGCCAGACCATCGGTGCGATCGAACAGGGTCGCTACGACCCCCGTCTCGAACTGGCTTTCGACCTCGCAGACTTTTTCGACACGACGGTTGATGACCTGTTTTGGCGCGAAGACGCGCCCGAGACAGCGTGA
- the pdxS gene encoding pyridoxal 5'-phosphate synthase lyase subunit PdxS — protein MTETDLEDLRRGTDLVKRGFAKMQKGGVIMDVVNPEQARIAEDAGAVAVMALEAVPADIRKRGGVARMADPADVEEIIEEVSIPVMGKSRIGHTKEAEILEAIGVDMIDESEVLTPADDAYHIEKREFTSPFVCGARNLGEALRRIDEGAAMIRTKGEAGTGDVNQAVHHQRTIKAAIRQLDGMSHEEREAWAREHEAPAELVHETAEMGRLPVVNFAAGGIATPADAALMMHHECDGIFVGSGIFGAEDPQAMGEAIVEAVNNWDDPETLADIASNIGSGMKGDANADLPEEEQLQGRGV, from the coding sequence ATGACGGAAACCGATCTCGAAGACCTGCGTCGCGGCACCGATCTGGTCAAGCGTGGCTTCGCGAAGATGCAGAAAGGCGGCGTCATCATGGACGTCGTCAACCCCGAACAGGCCCGCATCGCCGAGGACGCGGGCGCGGTCGCCGTGATGGCCCTAGAAGCGGTCCCGGCGGACATCCGCAAGCGCGGGGGCGTCGCACGGATGGCAGACCCCGCAGACGTCGAGGAGATCATCGAGGAAGTCTCGATTCCGGTGATGGGAAAATCCCGTATCGGCCACACGAAAGAGGCCGAGATCCTCGAAGCGATCGGTGTCGACATGATCGACGAGAGCGAAGTCCTCACACCAGCCGACGACGCCTACCACATCGAAAAGCGGGAGTTTACCAGCCCGTTCGTCTGTGGCGCGCGCAACCTCGGCGAGGCTCTCCGGCGTATCGACGAGGGCGCGGCGATGATCCGGACGAAAGGTGAGGCCGGCACTGGCGACGTCAATCAGGCCGTCCACCACCAGCGGACGATCAAGGCTGCGATCCGGCAGTTGGACGGCATGAGCCACGAGGAACGCGAGGCCTGGGCGCGCGAACACGAAGCACCGGCCGAGCTGGTCCACGAAACGGCTGAGATGGGGCGGCTCCCAGTCGTGAACTTCGCCGCAGGGGGGATCGCCACGCCCGCCGACGCGGCACTGATGATGCACCACGAATGTGACGGTATCTTCGTTGGCTCGGGGATCTTCGGTGCCGAGGACCCACAGGCCATGGGCGAGGCGATCGTCGAGGCGGTCAACAACTGGGACGATCCCGAGACACTGGCCGATATCGCGTCGAACATCGGCTCGGGGATGAAAGGTGACGCCAACGCGGACCTGCCCGAAGAAGAGCAGTTGCAAGGTCGCGGCGTCTGA
- a CDS encoding zinc-ribbon domain-containing protein, with translation MYCHECGDEVPESAGICPSCGATLTVEPTAESEPNERTAPDEPDQESEPPDQPPAGHHPSPETDTEPETADEPAAQQPSDPAGGKQRSPGTPGQREPGDPAGQPSGGAPRQQPARPGQSGPPPHEAGTEPTQGQPPGTQHPQGGGPQQGRGQPPRGGQPQGGQPQRGGQPPQGGQQQSPTQPVQGRPGGQAGGPGQPAPAGGPGGGYGGGFDLDRLRATLPLVSGGIAGAVVGAVMFVLGIGITLAYPDGLSTFFDSTLGSGAATALDLHFGTPQHIVPGLFGNFETFQAGEATFGFLYLLAPLLLYQTAKLISDSNRPENASLTTGVLTGATVTLGYLPVVLLAAVLVPADLGWDFSLVTAVVLAGLVYPLVFGGLGGFVSWYFEPSERKAGTSYGTLAFVGVLIGLFATSYIYMDVPELVEVGTLDRLLASFVVFAQVHGFSVGEGVGTAAIPYLVTALIIGFVGFVRVRRSNYVRSLTDAFAKGTTPAVAYLTLFGLFTSLTVVTTSSFVIEDLELGRVFVLFARSFSQEAVASIGEYVNLMLVGTIVYPVIVGGAGGALAWWLESRDRAPATNQQAPRNPPQ, from the coding sequence ATGTATTGCCACGAGTGTGGGGACGAAGTCCCCGAGTCGGCCGGGATTTGTCCGTCGTGTGGGGCGACGTTGACAGTCGAGCCCACGGCCGAGAGCGAACCGAACGAGCGAACAGCTCCGGACGAACCCGACCAGGAAAGTGAACCTCCAGACCAACCCCCAGCCGGACACCATCCGTCGCCCGAGACAGACACGGAGCCCGAGACTGCCGACGAACCAGCGGCCCAGCAGCCGTCCGACCCGGCTGGCGGAAAACAGCGATCACCGGGCACACCCGGGCAGAGAGAGCCAGGAGATCCAGCGGGCCAGCCATCTGGAGGCGCGCCACGGCAACAGCCTGCTCGACCGGGACAGAGCGGGCCACCACCGCACGAAGCAGGCACAGAGCCCACACAGGGCCAACCGCCCGGCACACAGCACCCGCAGGGTGGCGGCCCCCAACAGGGCCGGGGACAACCCCCACGAGGCGGACAACCCCAGGGTGGGCAGCCACAACGGGGCGGACAGCCACCGCAAGGTGGCCAACAGCAGTCACCGACCCAACCGGTCCAGGGACGGCCGGGCGGCCAGGCCGGTGGCCCTGGACAGCCAGCCCCAGCAGGTGGTCCGGGCGGCGGCTACGGCGGTGGCTTCGATCTCGACCGACTCCGGGCAACGCTACCGCTGGTGTCTGGTGGGATCGCCGGGGCCGTCGTCGGAGCAGTCATGTTCGTGCTCGGGATCGGTATTACCCTGGCCTATCCGGATGGACTGTCGACGTTCTTCGATTCGACGCTCGGAAGTGGAGCGGCAACGGCACTCGACCTACACTTTGGGACGCCCCAACACATCGTGCCAGGCTTGTTCGGGAACTTCGAGACGTTCCAGGCGGGCGAAGCAACGTTCGGGTTCCTGTACCTGCTTGCGCCGCTGTTGCTCTACCAGACAGCGAAACTCATCAGTGACTCGAACCGCCCCGAGAACGCGTCTCTGACTACGGGCGTTCTCACGGGGGCGACGGTCACGCTCGGGTACTTGCCGGTCGTGCTACTGGCCGCAGTGCTCGTCCCAGCAGACCTCGGCTGGGATTTCTCGCTGGTCACGGCAGTCGTCCTCGCTGGGCTCGTGTATCCACTCGTGTTCGGTGGGCTCGGCGGGTTCGTCTCGTGGTACTTCGAGCCGAGTGAGCGCAAAGCCGGCACGTCATACGGTACGCTCGCTTTCGTTGGCGTCCTGATCGGGCTGTTCGCGACGAGCTACATCTACATGGACGTCCCCGAGTTGGTCGAAGTCGGGACGCTCGATCGGCTGCTGGCTTCGTTCGTCGTCTTTGCACAGGTTCACGGCTTCTCAGTCGGCGAAGGCGTCGGCACGGCAGCGATCCCCTACCTGGTGACAGCCCTGATTATCGGGTTCGTCGGATTCGTTCGCGTCCGGCGGAGCAACTACGTTCGCTCGCTGACCGACGCCTTCGCGAAGGGGACGACGCCAGCGGTCGCGTACCTGACGCTGTTCGGGCTGTTCACCAGTCTGACGGTCGTCACAACCAGTAGCTTCGTGATCGAGGACCTGGAGCTCGGCCGCGTGTTTGTCCTCTTTGCCCGCTCGTTCAGCCAGGAGGCAGTCGCCAGTATCGGCGAGTACGTCAACCTCATGCTCGTGGGAACGATCGTCTATCCCGTCATCGTCGGCGGTGCCGGCGGCGCGCTGGCCTGGTGGCTCGAATCGCGCGACCGTGCGCCGGCCACGAACCAGCAAGCGCCACGAAACCCGCCTCAGTAA
- a CDS encoding mechanosensitive ion channel family protein: protein MESVASVVTQVRDFLSALTSTEAKLAWSAIVLLVAILLTVVIVPRVIRRVWSLFTDRFVGGRIVAGANVLDQYVPTTAPSLLVRGLQSVILFGAGVALLVVWGGMTEAWDLLVLLKDSIPMLTQLLLTIGLAIGAYIAIDQLEQAIDRISQQADWMTDHQQEIVVRMGQLTILVVAGLLGLTIWNINLQGLLVGAGFLGIVVGFAARQTLGSIIAGFVLMFSRPFTIGDWVQIGEEEGVVTDITIVNTRLENFDGEVVVIPNDRVSDKAIVNRSERGLLRLRVDVGIDYESNPERAKEVALETIKTIDVIADAPPPQIVPKAFGDSAIVMEMRFWIDHPTPPRKWNAVENVVTSVKSAFEREDIKIPFPQRELTGRAESGGFTVRDAGAGSPESSSRSTHESASGDGRT, encoded by the coding sequence ATGGAATCCGTCGCGTCCGTCGTGACGCAAGTCCGTGACTTTCTCTCTGCGTTGACGAGTACCGAAGCGAAGCTGGCGTGGTCGGCGATCGTTCTGCTCGTTGCGATTCTACTCACGGTAGTCATCGTCCCGCGTGTCATTCGCCGCGTCTGGTCGCTGTTCACTGACCGATTTGTCGGCGGCAGGATTGTGGCGGGTGCGAACGTGCTAGATCAGTACGTCCCGACGACGGCGCCGTCCCTCCTGGTGCGTGGGCTGCAGTCTGTCATCCTCTTTGGCGCTGGTGTAGCACTGCTGGTTGTCTGGGGCGGCATGACGGAAGCTTGGGACCTGCTCGTGCTCCTCAAAGACTCGATCCCGATGCTCACGCAGTTGCTGTTGACGATCGGGCTGGCGATTGGGGCCTACATCGCTATCGACCAGCTAGAGCAGGCCATCGATCGAATCAGCCAACAAGCCGACTGGATGACCGACCACCAACAGGAAATCGTCGTCAGGATGGGCCAACTCACGATCCTCGTGGTCGCTGGCTTGCTCGGACTGACGATCTGGAACATCAACCTCCAGGGACTGCTCGTCGGCGCCGGGTTCCTCGGGATCGTCGTCGGGTTCGCGGCCCGCCAAACGCTGGGCTCGATCATCGCCGGGTTCGTGTTGATGTTCTCTCGCCCGTTTACCATCGGCGATTGGGTCCAGATCGGTGAGGAGGAAGGCGTCGTGACGGATATTACGATCGTCAACACGCGACTCGAAAACTTCGACGGTGAGGTCGTCGTCATCCCCAACGATCGCGTCAGCGATAAGGCAATCGTCAATCGGAGTGAACGTGGCCTTCTTCGGCTACGCGTCGACGTCGGGATCGACTACGAGTCCAATCCCGAACGTGCAAAAGAAGTGGCCCTGGAGACGATCAAAACTATCGACGTGATCGCCGACGCACCGCCGCCCCAAATCGTACCAAAGGCGTTTGGCGATTCGGCGATCGTCATGGAGATGCGGTTCTGGATCGATCATCCCACACCGCCACGGAAGTGGAACGCAGTCGAGAACGTCGTGACGTCGGTCAAATCGGCCTTCGAACGCGAAGATATCAAGATCCCGTTCCCACAGCGTGAACTCACCGGGCGAGCCGAATCCGGTGGATTCACCGTTCGGGACGCGGGGGCCGGATCGCCAGAGAGCAGTAGTCGGTCCACTCACGAGTCAGCCAGCGGTGACGGCCGGACCTGA
- a CDS encoding homoserine kinase: MLTARAPATSANLGSGFDVFGIALAAPADVVRVERATETTIDVTGAGSQYIPEDPEKNTVGAVVDALDAPARIEIDKGIRPASGLGSSAASAAAAAVALNELYDRGKTRKELVPIAAKGEAVVSGDAHDDNVAPAILGGFTIATPDGVTQIDANVSLVACLPEIVVSTRDARRVVPTETSVDQLVETVGNAATLTAGMARDDPVLIGRGMEDSVVTPARAKLIDGYDAVREHALAAGATGVTISGAGPAVLAVCRDRDQRAVATAMLDGFDDAGVDARTYQTQIGNGAQLYR; encoded by the coding sequence ATGTTGACGGCGCGGGCGCCAGCCACGAGCGCGAACCTCGGGAGCGGCTTTGACGTCTTCGGGATCGCACTTGCCGCCCCGGCTGACGTCGTTCGCGTCGAACGCGCCACAGAGACGACGATCGACGTGACCGGTGCCGGGAGCCAGTATATCCCGGAAGACCCAGAGAAAAACACCGTCGGTGCCGTCGTCGACGCACTGGACGCGCCCGCACGCATCGAGATCGACAAGGGGATTCGCCCGGCCTCCGGACTCGGGTCTTCGGCCGCCAGTGCGGCCGCAGCAGCAGTCGCACTCAACGAACTCTACGATCGAGGGAAAACCCGTAAGGAACTGGTCCCGATCGCTGCCAAAGGAGAGGCAGTCGTCTCGGGAGACGCCCACGACGATAACGTCGCGCCAGCGATCCTCGGTGGCTTCACGATCGCTACACCGGACGGTGTCACGCAGATCGACGCGAACGTCTCCCTGGTCGCCTGTTTGCCCGAAATCGTCGTGTCGACGCGTGATGCACGGCGTGTCGTCCCGACGGAGACGTCCGTCGACCAGTTGGTCGAGACGGTCGGGAACGCTGCAACGCTGACAGCAGGCATGGCGCGTGACGACCCGGTTTTGATCGGCCGAGGGATGGAAGACAGTGTTGTCACGCCGGCCCGGGCGAAATTGATCGATGGGTACGACGCTGTCCGAGAACACGCGCTGGCGGCAGGTGCAACTGGCGTGACGATCAGCGGTGCCGGTCCGGCTGTCCTCGCGGTCTGTCGGGACCGCGATCAACGGGCCGTCGCGACCGCGATGCTCGATGGGTTCGACGACGCTGGGGTCGATGCGCGAACCTACCAGACCCAGATCGGTAATGGAGCCCAGCTATACAGGTGA
- a CDS encoding histidine kinase N-terminal 7TM domain-containing protein, translated as MELDLARLVFVAGNLAAGVVTGWLAVYAWRHRDVPEAIPFGGLATVVCVWAVADTVALLTTNPTVATVSTVVSTIADSHVAPLWVLFALAYTGYDQWDRPRILAALLVAPLVYSIVLVTAPLHSLADVTVTFQTVNGIVAPVRPRGAPFWLFTTVAYLLLVFGYYRLVEFSVRSRRVYRRQTATIVGASLFPLIANGVDVLGFAPHPGVDMTPLAFALAGAFVGWALFEYDFLTVAPLASDALVEELPDPVLVLDTDDRIVDHNQAAVAAFGVEALCGRALADVAPELRDRLGTDRLVSDLGAAGSDSSYAVFRPQTRTITDRAGRVRGRLLLLRDVTVQQRRLDRVEALQATTEQFIQARIDDQVAEIAVSFVEGVLDQEIAAVLLAEDDRLRPAALSTEMASIIDGRPPDVTPEDGALWDAYEHAQPGVIETDGATWSPISDCVDGSGLLLVIPLDEAGLLLVGSGSAEEYSAEDRQFANILAGATATAIERVSREEELRENRRIVRQRTEQLDFLNGVLRHNIRNGMQVIDSNADLLARFVDTDSDGQRHLTRIQERSSELATLTETIRSITDTLTDETDERLWPVPLEGTLTTGLGDVSDQHDVSIETDIADETTVLANDLLADVFESVVRNAIEHNDRETTRIEITVQDVGEWVQVHIADNGPGVSDHLKESLFERNVGISDTAHGFGLYFVAIMMDLYGGDVWFEDNDPRGAIAVLEFQRGDTEQAFSSAE; from the coding sequence ATGGAGTTAGACCTCGCACGTCTCGTCTTCGTGGCCGGGAATCTCGCTGCCGGGGTCGTGACCGGCTGGCTCGCCGTCTACGCCTGGCGTCACCGTGACGTCCCCGAAGCCATCCCGTTCGGTGGACTCGCGACTGTCGTCTGCGTCTGGGCAGTTGCCGATACCGTCGCGTTGCTCACCACGAACCCGACGGTCGCCACTGTGTCGACTGTCGTCTCGACGATCGCTGATTCACACGTTGCACCCCTTTGGGTGCTGTTTGCCCTGGCGTATACCGGGTACGACCAGTGGGATCGGCCACGGATCCTCGCTGCACTCCTGGTCGCACCGCTTGTCTATTCGATCGTCTTGGTTACCGCTCCCCTCCACTCGCTGGCTGACGTCACCGTGACGTTTCAGACGGTGAACGGCATCGTGGCCCCCGTCAGGCCGCGGGGAGCGCCGTTCTGGTTGTTTACCACCGTTGCCTACTTGCTGCTCGTCTTTGGGTACTACCGCCTCGTCGAATTCTCTGTCCGCTCGCGACGCGTATATCGTCGGCAGACGGCGACGATCGTCGGGGCGAGTCTCTTCCCACTGATCGCCAACGGTGTGGACGTACTCGGATTCGCGCCCCATCCTGGCGTGGATATGACGCCGCTGGCGTTCGCGTTGGCCGGTGCTTTCGTCGGGTGGGCGCTGTTCGAGTACGACTTCCTGACCGTGGCACCGCTGGCCAGTGACGCTCTCGTCGAAGAGCTACCGGATCCGGTGCTCGTCCTCGATACCGACGATCGGATCGTCGATCACAACCAGGCGGCTGTCGCCGCGTTCGGTGTCGAGGCGCTTTGCGGGCGAGCGCTGGCGGATGTCGCCCCGGAATTGCGCGATCGACTCGGCACGGATCGGCTCGTCTCGGATCTCGGGGCTGCAGGCAGCGACAGTTCCTACGCTGTCTTTCGACCACAGACGCGGACCATCACTGACCGGGCCGGCCGCGTTCGTGGACGACTGCTCTTGCTTCGGGACGTAACCGTCCAGCAACGGCGACTCGATCGGGTCGAGGCCTTGCAGGCGACGACCGAGCAGTTCATCCAGGCCCGCATCGACGATCAGGTCGCCGAAATCGCGGTCTCGTTCGTCGAGGGCGTCCTCGACCAGGAGATCGCGGCGGTATTGCTGGCCGAGGACGATCGCCTGCGCCCGGCAGCGCTGTCGACGGAAATGGCGTCGATTATCGACGGGCGTCCGCCGGACGTAACGCCCGAAGACGGGGCGTTGTGGGACGCATACGAGCATGCACAGCCGGGAGTGATCGAAACCGACGGGGCAACCTGGTCTCCGATCAGCGACTGTGTTGACGGGTCGGGGCTATTGCTCGTCATTCCGCTTGATGAGGCCGGCCTCCTGCTCGTCGGCTCGGGGTCAGCCGAGGAATACTCCGCCGAGGATCGACAGTTTGCAAACATCCTGGCGGGCGCGACAGCGACGGCGATCGAACGGGTCTCTCGGGAGGAAGAACTGCGGGAGAATCGACGGATCGTCCGCCAGCGAACCGAGCAACTCGACTTTCTCAACGGTGTCCTCCGACACAACATCCGCAACGGTATGCAAGTCATCGACAGCAACGCCGATCTGCTGGCGCGATTCGTCGACACCGACAGTGACGGCCAGCGCCATCTCACGCGGATCCAAGAGCGGTCGAGCGAACTAGCGACCCTAACTGAAACGATCCGGTCGATCACGGATACACTGACCGACGAGACTGACGAGCGGCTCTGGCCAGTCCCGCTCGAAGGCACGCTCACGACAGGCCTCGGAGACGTGTCCGACCAGCACGACGTTTCCATCGAGACCGACATCGCGGACGAAACGACGGTCCTGGCAAACGACCTCCTGGCGGACGTCTTCGAAAGCGTCGTCCGCAATGCTATCGAGCACAACGACCGTGAGACGACTCGTATCGAGATCACGGTTCAGGACGTCGGCGAGTGGGTCCAGGTCCATATCGCTGATAACGGCCCCGGGGTCTCAGACCACCTCAAGGAATCGCTGTTCGAGCGCAACGTCGGTATCAGCGACACGGCCCACGGGTTCGGACTGTACTTCGTCGCCATCATGATGGATCTATACGGCGGGGACGTCTGGTTCGAAGACAACGATCCGCGGGGTGCGATCGCCGTCCTCGAATTTCAGCGAGGCGACACAGAGCAGGCGTTCTCATCAGCCGAGTAG